One window of Paludibacter propionicigenes WB4 genomic DNA carries:
- a CDS encoding kelch repeat-containing protein: MRIVSKYRVLLFLFVVTFLSCKNDEIQPTTNINKYSEKHALSVDTILISGSASIKVKSTFNLAFDPTINEIGVMLTNDLNRIIGKKVFGLSTIKSKETTYFDSLSIGSYSVRSYLINHNKKDTIYSNTETIKIQNIDFNDYAITCYPSYYSSDDKAVYSKSTGEFIVIFLHTNRELPLDEIKIKLGDNLIFKPNNIEKEISSEIKKYEYYIQLNITDNIPSGVYDVELTENNVKYPTGVQIDKLSGSWERINSLFSGKLKGGTKIYFQSGKDAFIGIGESFYVSNSKINLFKFDLQNYTWEELTTLDLSPKQIWDQNTGVVINNTGYALLNIFTDYELWAYDIIQNKWIFITSAPNEMKKSDGAIVYFLNNKLYLAGGTYASTGNELIYLNTVWCYNIERNEWTKKNNKMPFNYRGFSYTYSTFSSSKSAYFIFSNASLREFWRYTEADDSWTKLSIPYPLLSEGGRAIYHNGLFYYVGGKLITSFFDASTNCCYTYSEQTNTWKQIANLPNEISCGTAFEYNNHLFFGMGYGSYAASLSMFKYSE; this comes from the coding sequence ATGAGAATAGTCAGTAAATATAGAGTATTACTTTTTCTATTTGTTGTAACTTTTTTATCGTGTAAAAATGACGAAATACAACCTACGACAAACATTAATAAGTATTCAGAGAAACATGCACTATCTGTTGATACTATATTGATTTCAGGTTCAGCATCTATTAAAGTCAAATCTACATTTAATTTGGCTTTCGATCCTACTATCAATGAAATCGGCGTTATGTTAACAAACGATCTAAATAGAATAATTGGGAAAAAAGTATTTGGTCTAAGTACTATCAAATCAAAAGAAACTACCTATTTTGACAGTTTATCAATAGGAAGCTATTCAGTCAGGTCTTATCTGATTAATCATAATAAAAAGGATACAATTTATAGTAATACAGAAACGATTAAAATTCAAAATATTGATTTTAATGATTATGCGATTACGTGTTATCCTAGCTACTATTCATCAGATGATAAGGCAGTATACAGTAAAAGCACTGGCGAGTTTATAGTGATTTTTCTGCATACAAACAGAGAGTTACCTCTCGATGAAATCAAAATCAAACTTGGTGATAATTTGATATTTAAACCGAATAATATTGAAAAAGAAATTTCTTCGGAAATAAAGAAATATGAATATTATATTCAACTGAATATAACCGATAATATACCATCAGGGGTATATGATGTCGAATTAACTGAAAACAACGTGAAATATCCCACAGGAGTACAGATCGACAAACTATCGGGTAGTTGGGAACGAATTAATTCTCTTTTTTCTGGCAAACTAAAGGGTGGCACCAAAATTTATTTCCAATCAGGAAAAGATGCTTTTATTGGAATTGGAGAGTCTTTTTATGTGTCCAATTCAAAGATTAATTTATTCAAATTCGATTTACAAAACTATACTTGGGAAGAATTAACTACTTTAGACTTATCACCCAAACAGATATGGGATCAAAATACGGGTGTAGTTATCAATAACACGGGATACGCATTGTTAAACATATTTACCGATTACGAACTGTGGGCTTACGATATTATACAAAACAAATGGATATTTATTACAAGTGCACCGAACGAAATGAAAAAATCTGATGGAGCTATAGTGTATTTTCTCAACAATAAACTATATCTAGCAGGTGGAACATATGCTTCAACAGGTAATGAATTAATATATCTAAATACTGTTTGGTGTTATAACATTGAGAGAAATGAATGGACGAAAAAAAACAATAAAATGCCATTTAATTATCGAGGATTTTCATACACTTATTCAACATTTTCATCAAGTAAATCAGCATACTTTATTTTTAGCAATGCATCTCTCAGAGAGTTCTGGCGATATACAGAAGCTGATGATTCATGGACAAAACTATCAATTCCTTATCCTCTGTTATCTGAAGGAGGAAGAGCTATTTATCACAATGGATTGTTTTATTATGTGGGGGGAAAATTAATTACATCTTTTTTTGATGCCAGTACAAACTGTTGTTACACATATTCAGAACAAACAAATACTTGGAAACAAATTGCCAATTTACCAAATGAAATTTCATGTGGAACTGCCTTTGAGTATAACAATCATCTTTTTTTCGGTATGGGTTATGGAAGCTATGCAGCATCACTTTCAATGTTTAAATACAGTGAATAA
- a CDS encoding IPT/TIG domain-containing protein: MQFNLKINCNIETVRNKENKMNKIFCIKSCLKPLCILTIVIVTILQSCNQNNDLVVKTENLTQFELTQPEILDVTKKGLSLQFDFRSCVDLAVDEYGLIWYDKEDSILVNNCVKSVMGKPTNREKIYFEINSCLPINKIIYIRAYIKVQGKVKYSQFVSVESQGCIAPVITKLLPEKILASKQIKIEGTNLIRTKNPSYLKISVNDYQINPDSVTEDGIYFTLPSKYFESNHFSYEMTLKIIMFGSEYPIEQKWTLTNPWRNISLSGNFPYNFSFYKGCATGYNNKGFVLFGNQNSKIYTYDADNNSWSNSDMPLSVDENSFCFNANNKIYVMTQGVMYSRDVNGSTWEQVTIYPSKYSNNKPFFHFVDNWLYIGFFQNYNSYGVREFRRYNIKENVWEKLASIPDAGGNVYSYFTFDFANKINFGTRRVNEPWEYSSNHRIWCYSISKNIWSWDFEAEYSDYPNLYDELELTSFNDGINVFIGFGENSDWPSYCADYAWNLNKKNGTWNMIPRCPSHIKLIAWFSVGRKIYLLGTDQDHIQKYFYELDTTKI, from the coding sequence ATGCAATTTAATCTTAAAATCAATTGCAATATAGAAACAGTTAGAAACAAGGAAAATAAGATGAATAAAATATTTTGCATTAAAAGTTGTTTGAAGCCATTGTGCATATTAACGATTGTGATAGTCACTATTTTACAATCCTGTAATCAAAATAATGACTTGGTTGTGAAAACGGAGAATTTGACACAGTTTGAATTAACACAACCGGAGATACTTGATGTAACTAAAAAGGGATTATCTCTACAATTCGATTTTAGAAGTTGTGTTGATCTGGCAGTAGATGAATATGGATTGATATGGTATGATAAAGAAGACTCCATATTAGTAAATAATTGTGTAAAATCAGTCATGGGTAAACCAACTAATAGAGAAAAAATATATTTTGAAATAAATAGTTGCCTACCCATAAATAAAATAATCTACATTCGCGCTTATATCAAAGTTCAAGGTAAAGTAAAGTATAGTCAATTTGTATCTGTCGAATCTCAGGGTTGTATTGCCCCAGTAATTACTAAATTGTTGCCTGAAAAAATACTAGCATCAAAGCAAATAAAAATTGAGGGTACAAATCTTATAAGGACAAAAAATCCTTCGTATTTAAAAATATCTGTCAACGATTATCAAATCAATCCAGACTCGGTAACCGAAGATGGAATCTATTTCACTTTACCTTCGAAATATTTTGAATCGAATCATTTCAGTTACGAGATGACATTAAAAATAATCATGTTTGGGAGTGAATATCCAATTGAACAGAAATGGACGTTAACCAATCCGTGGCGCAACATAAGCTTGTCTGGAAACTTTCCCTATAACTTTTCATTTTACAAAGGCTGTGCTACAGGTTATAATAATAAAGGGTTTGTGTTATTCGGGAATCAAAATTCTAAAATTTATACCTACGATGCAGATAATAATAGTTGGTCTAATTCGGACATGCCATTATCAGTGGATGAAAACAGTTTTTGTTTTAATGCAAATAATAAAATATATGTTATGACGCAAGGAGTTATGTATTCGCGAGATGTAAATGGAAGCACTTGGGAACAGGTAACCATATACCCGTCAAAATATTCTAATAATAAACCTTTTTTTCATTTTGTAGATAATTGGTTATATATAGGTTTTTTTCAGAATTACAATTCATATGGTGTACGGGAATTTAGAAGATATAATATAAAAGAAAATGTATGGGAAAAGCTAGCATCTATACCAGATGCCGGTGGTAATGTATACAGTTATTTTACTTTCGATTTTGCCAATAAAATTAACTTTGGGACGCGAAGAGTTAATGAACCATGGGAGTATTCGTCCAACCATCGGATATGGTGCTATTCAATTTCGAAAAACATATGGTCATGGGATTTTGAAGCAGAATACTCAGATTATCCAAACCTGTATGATGAATTAGAACTTACCAGTTTTAATGATGGAATAAATGTGTTTATTGGTTTTGGTGAAAATAGTGATTGGCCTTCATATTGTGCCGATTATGCTTGGAATCTTAATAAGAAGAATGGTACGTGGAATATGATTCCAAGATGTCCCTCCCATATTAAATTAATCGCATGGTTCTCAGTTGGCAGAAAAATTTATTTATTGGGCACAGATCAAGATCATATTCAAAAGTATTTTTATGAATTAGATACAACCAAAATATAA
- a CDS encoding tetratricopeptide repeat protein, giving the protein MKKITLLLLVIVTLSCNLSREQKDKSSSTFSDEIINISNKEAKLLYEKSIESAKNNDFKTELSLLIKADSICPNTPCILTNIGTDYAIFKDYTLAINYYDRVLNINSQYSKVHVNYAKVLNHLERYSEAVEIEKKGLEIDSIHELDKKMLLFSLGITYSKLEKYDLALNALTKANECSNHEYKKDEIKGLEDYIKSKMKNK; this is encoded by the coding sequence ATGAAAAAAATCACATTATTACTACTAGTTATAGTTACTTTATCTTGCAATTTGAGTCGAGAGCAGAAAGACAAAAGTTCGTCGACATTCTCGGATGAAATTATCAATATTTCGAACAAAGAAGCGAAATTATTGTACGAAAAAAGCATTGAAAGTGCGAAAAACAATGATTTTAAAACAGAATTATCTTTGTTGATTAAGGCTGACAGTATTTGTCCAAATACGCCATGCATTTTGACTAACATTGGGACTGATTACGCAATTTTTAAGGATTATACACTCGCAATTAATTATTACGACAGGGTGTTGAATATAAATTCACAATACTCAAAGGTACATGTCAACTACGCTAAAGTACTTAATCATTTGGAAAGATATAGCGAAGCTGTTGAAATTGAAAAAAAAGGCTTAGAAATAGATTCGATTCACGAATTAGATAAAAAAATGTTGTTGTTTAGTTTGGGAATTACATATTCTAAGCTAGAGAAGTATGATTTGGCACTGAATGCATTAACTAAAGCAAATGAATGTTCAAATCATGAATATAAAAAAGACGAAATTAAAGGACTCGAAGACTATATCAAATCTAAAATGAAAAACAAATAA
- a CDS encoding dihydrofolate reductase family protein has translation MNRPKVVLQVSSSIDGRISFMPNSTMFSPIDNSLKPFTLKDEDWKYFDKTVKSLHEIDFYLEGSNMLISDIDKIKELPEYSGNRELLYQDYLPEKIINREGRRTWTSVVDGRGRFRNGYKAYFDNPETYMIHLTSYNAPQEYLAFLQREEIPYIITGKEKVNLTESFDKLYNILNVKCILTTSGGKLAGALIRENLLDEINILFSPSIYGGFQTPILFNSPDIEVPKILPNKLRYIESHVFDSGSIWVRYEVIKK, from the coding sequence ATGAATAGACCCAAAGTTGTATTACAAGTAAGCTCGTCAATTGATGGTAGAATTTCATTTATGCCAAATTCAACAATGTTTTCACCAATAGATAATTCATTAAAACCTTTTACTTTAAAAGATGAGGACTGGAAATATTTCGATAAAACAGTGAAATCTTTACATGAGATTGATTTCTATTTAGAAGGAAGCAATATGTTGATTTCTGATATTGATAAGATAAAAGAATTGCCGGAATACTCAGGTAATAGGGAGTTGTTGTACCAAGATTATTTACCTGAGAAAATTATTAATCGAGAAGGTCGGAGGACCTGGACTTCTGTTGTTGATGGACGTGGTAGATTTCGTAATGGTTATAAAGCATACTTTGATAATCCTGAAACCTATATGATTCATTTGACTAGTTATAATGCGCCTCAAGAATATTTAGCTTTTTTACAAAGGGAAGAAATTCCATATATAATAACTGGCAAAGAAAAGGTAAATCTTACCGAATCATTTGATAAGCTTTATAACATACTGAATGTAAAATGTATTTTGACCACTTCTGGTGGAAAACTTGCCGGGGCATTAATACGCGAGAATTTACTAGATGAAATCAATATACTTTTTAGTCCTTCGATTTATGGTGGATTTCAAACGCCTATCCTATTTAATTCACCAGATATTGAAGTCCCTAAAATATTGCCAAATAAATTGAGGTATATTGAGTCACATGTGTTTGATAGTGGGTCGATATGGGTTAGATATGAAGTAATAAAAAAATAG